Proteins from one Rhineura floridana isolate rRhiFlo1 chromosome 16, rRhiFlo1.hap2, whole genome shotgun sequence genomic window:
- the SPRY3 gene encoding protein sprouty homolog 3: MPLSSSITERSPDGTMDSMPEDFQQVLSIDQIRAIRATNDYVERPASFKQAPSLPSPSQSQAGRKQEVALDQLMSSVFPDLHPSHLPLQQPLSHSSTASSISHSTTASEQRLLGGITPSRSGHSLVRAQPWAGDLEPKELLKGAGKKPPTLHAGHLFICEECGHCKCAHCAAARSLPSCWLCNQRCLCSPENLIDYGTCLCCVKGIFYHCSSDDEDTCADDPCSCGPGSCCARWVAMSFLSLLMPCLCCYFPTLGCLKLCQRGYDAMKRPGCRCQTHTNTVCRKISMSSGATFPKTLDKPV, translated from the coding sequence ATGCCCCTCTCATCCAGCATCACTGAGCGCAGCCCTGACGGGACCATGGACTCCATGCCTGAGGATTTCCAGCAGGTCCTTTCCATTGACCAGATCCGAGCCATCCGTGCCACCAACGACTATGTGGAGAGGCCTGCCTCCTTCAAgcaagctccctccctcccttctccatccCAGTCGCAGGCAGGCCGCAAGCAGGAGGTGGCTCTGGACCAGCTGATGTCCTCTGTCTTCCCAGACCTTCATCCCAGCCACCTGCCCCTCCAGCAGCCCCTGAGTCATTCCAGCACTGCCAGCTCCATCTCCCACAGCACCACAGCCTCGGAGCAGCGGCTTCTTGGCGGCATCACACCCTCGCGCTCGGGGCACTCTCTTGTCCGGGCGCAGCCCTGGGCAGGTGACCTAGAGCCCAAGGAGCTGCTGAAGGGAGCCGGCAAGAAGCCTCCCACCCTCCACGCCGGCCACCTCTTCATCTGCGAGGAATGCGGCCACTGCAAGTGTGCCCACTGTGCGGCAGCCCGCAGCTTGCCCTCCTGCTGGCTTTGCAACCAGCGCTGCCTCTGCTCGCCAGAGAACCTCATTGACTATGGGACCTGCCTTTGCTGCGTCAAGGGCATTTTCTACCACTGCTCCTCGGATGACGAGGACACCTGTGCTGATGACCCCTGCTCCTGTGGCCCAGGATCCTGCTGTGCCCGCTGGGTGGCCATGAGCTTCCTTTCCTTGCTCATGCCCTGCCTCTGCTGCTACTTTCCTACCTTGGGGTGCCTCAAACTTTGCCAGCGGGGCTACGATGCCATGAAGCGGCCCGGCTGTCGCTGCCAGACCCACACCAATACAGTCTGTAGGAAGATCTCCATGTCCAGCGGAGCGACTTTCCCCAAGACTTTGGACAAGCCGGTATGA